Proteins co-encoded in one Lineus longissimus chromosome 11, tnLinLong1.2, whole genome shotgun sequence genomic window:
- the LOC135496052 gene encoding trophoblast glycoprotein-like, protein MHIVPELTEKVLAVLLKDQALLTKLYLARTNLGNSHTILFKHLKQLEVLDLTDNEFGYIQESTLPKLVENGDLYLFGNKIMYIEEDAFKGLRNRSVTLNENPWHCSCKLAPFSSWLRSNEGAAVVDRQELICDGPIQIYGQKVVDYDPYWWECSPYVPLVALLFIVGFLLTVAIIALIVYCNWINIKHCCLERREMAKPIDDEHRDREDEPVGRDSLGQRAGGYSSLRQGKTGAYIIYDMYDRAVLNWVNKYVEDQLFRHPMKITLQFSAGPEVIPLWKQVKDFSFQVNFFLVLVTDGFLELHWPEIAQKSGIDNIMKCVFVLHGKKKSELPKEMTRLSCPCFQWPETGTRFTTPERERDQFWKKLRLALKRISV, encoded by the coding sequence ATGCACATTGTACCGGAGTTAACCGAAAAGGTCCTGGCTGTTCTTCTGAAAGATCAGGCATTACTGACAAAGCTCTACCTTGCCAGAACCAACCTCGGGAACAGCCATACAATATTGTTTAAGCATCTTAAACAATTAGAAGTATTAGATCTCACGGACAACGAATTTGGTTATATTCAAGAATCGACACTACCAAAACTTGTTGAGAATGGGGATCTCTATCTTTTTGGCAACAAAATAATGTACATTGAGGAGGATGCCTTCAAAGGATTGAGAAACAGATCTGTCACATTGAACGAGAATCCCTGGCACTGCAGTTGCAAACTTGCTCCGTTTTCCAGTTGGTTGCGGAGCAATGAGGGCGCTGCGGTGGTCGACAGGCAGGAGCTCATCTGCGATGGTCCAATTCAAATATACGGACAGAAAGTTGTTGATTACGACCCGTACTGGTGGGAGTGTAGCCCATATGTTCCGCTGGTGGCACTGCTCTTCATCGTAGGATTTCTCCTCACTGTTGCTATCATTGCTTTGATCGTCTATTGTAACTGGATCAACATCAAACATTGCTGCTTGGAGCGTCGCGAGATGGCGAAACCCATCGACGATGAGCACCGAGATCGTGAAGATGAACCCGTCGGAAGAGATTCACTCGGACAGCGGGCAGGTGGGTATAGTTCTCTCAGACAAGGCAAAACAGGCGCGTACATCATCTACGATATGTACGACAGGGCAGTTCTCAATTGGGTGAATAAATACGTCGAGGACCAACTTTTCCGACACCCAATGAAGATCACTCTCCAGTTCTCTGCAGGCCCCGAAGTCATTCCGCTGTGGAAGCAAGTCAAAGACTTCAGCTTCCAGGTCAACTTCTTCCTCGTCCTCGTGACGGATGGATTCCTGGAACTTCACTGGCCGGAGATTGCCCAGAAGAGCGGCATCGATAACATCATGAAATGTGTCTTCGTGCTTCATGGCAAGAAGAAAAGTGAGCTGCCTAAAGAGATGACAAGGTTGTCGTGTCCTTGCTTCCAGTGGCCGGAGACTGGGACGAGGTTCACGACTCCAGAACGAGAGCGAGATCAATTCTGGAAAAAGTTGCGTCTAGCTTTGAAGAGAATTTCTGTGTGA